In Rhodothermus sp., a single genomic region encodes these proteins:
- a CDS encoding MotA/TolQ/ExbB proton channel family protein, translated as MVLLQAVSLPADTLQPITSPAATMSLLDILVQGGWIMIPIGLLSLLTIYLIVERLITVQRAKIDPRQIMERVRDYVEAGDIRGALAYCEAQDKPITRILRRGLERLGRPISEIRDAVEAAGKYEAFELEKRMDMLASIAGIAPLLGFLGTVTGMIEAFQQIQNLQGNVNPSVLAGGIWEALLTTAFGLVVGILALFGHNFLLTRINRLVNDMERSATDFIDLLQEPVPRPRRQPETLL; from the coding sequence ATGGTGCTGTTACAAGCCGTCTCGCTACCAGCCGATACGCTTCAACCGATTACTTCCCCCGCTGCCACCATGTCGCTACTCGACATTCTGGTACAGGGCGGGTGGATCATGATCCCCATCGGACTCCTGTCGCTGCTTACCATTTACTTGATCGTAGAGCGGCTCATCACCGTACAACGCGCCAAGATTGATCCCCGCCAGATCATGGAGCGTGTGCGCGACTATGTAGAAGCCGGCGACATTCGAGGTGCGCTGGCCTATTGCGAGGCCCAGGACAAACCCATTACGCGTATTCTGCGCCGCGGGCTGGAACGCCTGGGCCGTCCTATCTCAGAAATCCGCGATGCTGTAGAAGCAGCCGGCAAGTATGAAGCTTTCGAGCTGGAAAAGCGCATGGATATGCTGGCCAGCATTGCGGGCATTGCTCCTTTGTTGGGCTTTCTCGGCACGGTCACCGGTATGATTGAAGCCTTTCAGCAGATTCAGAATCTGCAGGGCAACGTAAACCCCAGCGTGCTGGCCGGCGGTATCTGGGAAGCCCTGCTCACAACCGCGTTTGGTCTGGTAGTGGGCATTCTGGCCCTGTTCGGCCACAACTTTCTGCTGACACGTATCAACCGGCTTGTGAACGACATGGAACGCTCCGCGACCGACTTCATCGACCTGCTCCAGGAGCCCGTGCCGCGCCCGCGCCGTCAGCCGGAAACGCTACTCTAA